The following coding sequences lie in one Flagellimonas eckloniae genomic window:
- the ilvB gene encoding biosynthetic-type acetolactate synthase large subunit, whose protein sequence is METLKEQKKDAKNSTTLKISGAEAVIHCLLAEGVDLIYGYPGGAIMPIYDELYKFQDKLTHVLTRHEQGATHAAQGYARVSGKVGVAMATSGPGATNLVTGLADAQIDSTPMVCITGQVPRHLLGSDAFQETDIVGISTPVTKWNYQITHADEIPEIMAKAFYIARSGRPGPVLIDITKNAQFDELDFTYEKCSGVRSYKPVPKPDIKAIEAAAELINVAEKPMIVFGQGVILGEAEEELKAFVEKTGIPAAWTILGLSAMDTSHPLNVGMVGMHGNYGPNVLTNECDLLIAIGMRFDDRVTGSLDTYAKQAKVIHFEIDPAEINKNVNADVAVLGNAKQTLDLLLPMVHKNEHKEWKIEFDKKHQIEFDTVIKNDITPTKEGLTMGEVIEQINIASEHKAVIVTDVGQHQMIACRYAKFKQSKSNITSGGLGTMGFALPAAIGAKMGAMDREVVAIIGDGGYQMTIQELGVIFQHSVPVKIVVLNNDHLGMVRQWQELFFESRYASTVMVNPDFVKIAEGYHIKSKRVSQRSELEDTVAEMMASKDPYFLEVKVEKEDNVFPMIPSGASVSDIRLK, encoded by the coding sequence ATGGAAACACTGAAAGAACAAAAAAAGGATGCCAAAAATTCAACCACACTCAAAATAAGTGGTGCAGAAGCAGTTATACATTGTTTATTGGCAGAGGGTGTGGACTTGATCTACGGATATCCCGGAGGGGCAATCATGCCAATATATGATGAGCTTTATAAATTCCAAGATAAATTAACCCACGTATTAACTAGACATGAACAAGGTGCAACACATGCTGCTCAGGGATATGCAAGGGTAAGCGGAAAAGTGGGTGTGGCCATGGCAACCTCAGGACCGGGTGCGACGAACTTGGTAACGGGATTGGCCGATGCCCAAATAGATTCAACTCCAATGGTTTGTATTACGGGTCAGGTACCAAGGCATTTATTGGGGTCGGATGCCTTTCAAGAAACTGATATTGTAGGAATATCCACTCCAGTAACCAAATGGAACTATCAAATTACCCATGCTGATGAGATTCCCGAAATTATGGCAAAAGCTTTTTATATAGCCAGATCAGGAAGACCAGGGCCGGTTTTGATAGATATTACCAAAAATGCCCAATTTGATGAGTTGGACTTTACATATGAAAAATGTTCAGGTGTTCGTAGTTATAAGCCAGTCCCTAAACCGGATATAAAGGCTATTGAAGCTGCGGCTGAACTTATCAATGTTGCCGAAAAACCCATGATTGTTTTTGGACAAGGTGTTATTTTGGGAGAAGCAGAAGAAGAATTGAAAGCATTTGTTGAGAAGACCGGAATTCCTGCCGCATGGACTATTTTAGGCCTATCCGCTATGGATACCAGTCATCCATTAAATGTAGGTATGGTGGGTATGCATGGGAACTACGGCCCAAATGTACTTACCAATGAATGCGATCTTCTAATTGCTATCGGAATGCGTTTTGATGATCGTGTTACCGGTAGTTTGGATACCTATGCCAAGCAAGCGAAGGTTATACATTTTGAAATTGACCCGGCTGAAATCAATAAAAATGTAAATGCAGATGTTGCTGTACTGGGTAACGCGAAACAAACGTTGGATTTGTTATTGCCCATGGTTCATAAAAATGAGCATAAAGAATGGAAGATTGAGTTTGACAAAAAGCATCAAATAGAGTTTGATACGGTTATAAAAAATGATATCACACCCACAAAAGAGGGTCTTACCATGGGTGAAGTTATTGAACAGATCAATATTGCGTCCGAGCACAAGGCAGTTATTGTAACGGATGTGGGGCAACACCAAATGATTGCCTGTAGATATGCCAAGTTCAAACAATCCAAAAGCAATATTACCTCTGGTGGATTGGGAACGATGGGATTTGCATTACCAGCTGCGATAGGTGCCAAGATGGGAGCAATGGACCGTGAAGTGGTGGCAATTATTGGAGATGGAGGGTATCAAATGACAATTCAAGAACTAGGGGTTATTTTTCAGCATAGCGTTCCTGTTAAAATAGTGGTTCTTAATAACGATCATTTAGGAATGGTACGTCAGTGGCAGGAACTTTTCTTTGAAAGTAGATATGCCTCCACGGTAATGGTAAACCCAGATTTTGTAAAGATTGCAGAAGGGTATCATATCAAATCAAAAAGGGTGTCCCAACGGTCAGAGCTTGAGGACACTGTTGCAGAAATGATGGCATCCAAAGACCCCTATTTTTTAGAAGTTAAGGTGGAAAAAGAAGATAATGTATTTCCCATGATTCCTTCTGGGGCATCAGTTTCTGATATCAGATTAAAATAA
- a CDS encoding O-methyltransferase, with translation MDQTKILDAPSIYPELLAKSEEIGFTMPSDMYIGTLLKTLISSKPAGNFLELGTGMSLSLVWMLEGMDKNSKLISIDNDKELIQIAEHFFGEEKRLELICEDGENWLSGYKGGKFDLIFADAWPGKYSFLDQTLTLINEGGFYVIDDMKTQPNWPAGHENNVSDLVDILESREDFTITKMDWSTGVIVAVKIK, from the coding sequence ATGGATCAGACCAAGATTTTAGATGCGCCAAGCATATATCCAGAATTACTTGCGAAATCGGAAGAGATTGGTTTTACCATGCCTTCGGATATGTACATCGGTACTTTGCTAAAAACATTGATTTCCTCCAAACCTGCTGGAAATTTTTTAGAGCTTGGAACTGGGATGAGTCTTTCACTTGTATGGATGCTGGAAGGAATGGATAAAAACTCCAAACTCATCAGTATAGACAATGATAAGGAACTCATTCAAATTGCTGAACATTTTTTTGGGGAAGAAAAAAGACTGGAATTGATATGCGAAGATGGCGAAAACTGGTTATCAGGATACAAGGGCGGAAAATTTGATTTGATTTTTGCAGATGCATGGCCTGGAAAGTATAGTTTTTTAGATCAAACATTGACTTTGATAAACGAAGGTGGATTTTATGTGATTGATGATATGAAAACTCAACCGAATTGGCCAGCGGGTCATGAAAATAATGTATCCGACTTGGTTGATATTCTGGAATCAAGGGAGGATTTTACAATTACAAAAATGGACTGGTCAACAGGAGTAATAGTTGCGGTTAAAATAAAATAG
- the ilvN gene encoding acetolactate synthase small subunit: MEKQWYTISVYSENNIGLLNRISGIFLKRHINIESLNVSKSEIENVSKFTIVIFASEEWTRKIVGQIEKQIEVIKAFYHTDDETIYQESALFKIESHLLFDERQIQNIIKESNSQIVTVARDFFVLAKTGRRHEIDEMHDALEPYGIMQFVRSGRITVSKAAMPITNILSEFQNK; the protein is encoded by the coding sequence ATGGAAAAACAATGGTATACCATATCGGTTTATTCAGAAAACAATATTGGACTGCTGAATAGAATATCAGGTATATTCTTAAAGCGTCACATTAATATTGAAAGCTTAAATGTTTCAAAGTCAGAAATTGAAAACGTATCCAAATTTACCATCGTCATTTTTGCTTCCGAGGAATGGACTAGAAAAATTGTAGGTCAAATTGAAAAGCAGATTGAAGTTATCAAGGCTTTTTATCATACAGACGATGAAACCATTTATCAAGAATCTGCCCTTTTTAAAATAGAATCCCATTTGTTGTTTGATGAACGACAAATTCAAAATATTATAAAAGAGAGCAATTCTCAAATTGTTACGGTAGCAAGAGACTTTTTTGTGTTGGCAAAAACGGGTCGCAGGCATGAAATTGATGAAATGCACGATGCTTTGGAGCCCTATGGAATAATGCAATTTGTTCGTTCCGGAAGAATTACGGTCAGTAAGGCGGCCATGCCAATCACAAATATCTTATCAGAATTTCAAAATAAATAA
- the ilvC gene encoding ketol-acid reductoisomerase, whose amino-acid sequence MTNYFNTLSLRDQLTQLGKCRFMDASEFADGVTALKGKKIVIVGCGAQGLNQGLNMRDSGLDISYTLREAAIKEQRQSYKNAKENNFNVGTYEELIPTADLVINLTPDKQHTNVVSTVMPLMKKGATLSYSHGFNIVEEGMQVREDLTVIMVAPKSPGSEVREEYKRGFGVPTLIAVHPENDPEGKGLEQAKAYAAGTGGHKAGVLESSFVAEVKSDLMGEQTILCGLLQTGSILSFNKMLEKGIDAGYASKLIQYGWETITEGLKYGGITNMMDRLSNPAKIKAFDLAEELKDIMRPLFQKHMDDIMSGHFSKTMMEDWANGDKNLLDWRAATGDTAFEKTPAGAVEISEQEFYDNGVLMVAFVKSGVELAYETMTESGIIGESAYYESLHETPLIANTIARKKLFEMNRVISDTAEYGCYLFDHACKPLLTDFMNTVDTDIIGKHFGEGKGNGVDNVKLIAVNKALREHPVEIVGARLRESMTAMKPIV is encoded by the coding sequence ATGACAAATTATTTTAATACACTATCACTACGAGATCAATTGACACAATTGGGAAAATGCAGGTTCATGGATGCCAGCGAGTTTGCAGATGGTGTAACAGCACTAAAAGGTAAAAAAATTGTAATTGTTGGTTGTGGGGCTCAAGGTCTTAACCAAGGTCTGAATATGAGGGATTCAGGATTGGATATTTCATACACTTTACGGGAAGCCGCCATAAAAGAGCAAAGACAGTCCTATAAAAATGCCAAGGAGAACAATTTTAATGTAGGGACCTATGAAGAACTGATTCCTACTGCGGATTTGGTTATCAATCTAACTCCAGACAAACAGCACACCAATGTAGTAAGTACGGTTATGCCTCTTATGAAAAAGGGCGCTACGCTTTCTTATTCGCATGGCTTCAATATTGTGGAAGAGGGGATGCAGGTTCGTGAAGACCTAACGGTAATCATGGTTGCACCAAAAAGCCCGGGTTCTGAGGTGCGTGAGGAATACAAAAGAGGTTTTGGAGTACCTACATTGATTGCGGTACACCCAGAGAATGATCCAGAAGGCAAAGGTCTAGAGCAAGCAAAAGCCTATGCTGCTGGTACAGGAGGACACAAAGCTGGAGTTTTGGAGTCTTCTTTCGTAGCTGAAGTAAAATCCGATTTAATGGGAGAGCAAACAATTCTATGTGGATTGTTGCAAACAGGATCTATACTTTCCTTTAATAAAATGTTGGAAAAAGGGATTGATGCAGGGTATGCTTCAAAATTGATTCAATACGGATGGGAAACTATTACCGAAGGATTAAAATATGGGGGAATCACCAACATGATGGATAGATTGTCCAACCCAGCCAAGATAAAGGCATTTGATTTGGCGGAAGAATTGAAAGATATTATGCGTCCGTTGTTCCAGAAACACATGGATGATATTATGAGTGGTCATTTCTCCAAAACTATGATGGAAGATTGGGCAAACGGAGACAAAAATTTATTGGATTGGAGAGCAGCTACGGGAGATACCGCTTTTGAAAAGACTCCGGCTGGAGCTGTTGAAATTTCGGAGCAAGAGTTTTATGACAATGGCGTATTGATGGTTGCCTTTGTAAAATCTGGAGTGGAGCTGGCCTATGAAACCATGACAGAGTCAGGAATCATTGGAGAATCTGCTTACTATGAGTCATTACATGAAACCCCATTGATTGCGAACACTATTGCAAGAAAGAAATTGTTTGAAATGAACCGTGTAATTTCGGATACTGCAGAATATGGTTGTTATTTATTTGATCATGCTTGCAAACCGTTATTGACCGATTTTATGAATACCGTAGATACGGATATTATTGGCAAACACTTTGGCGAAGGTAAAGGCAATGGCGTGGACAACGTAAAATTGATTGCAGTAAACAAAGCATTACGAGAACATCCTGTTGAAATTGTGGGTGCTCGATTGCGGGAATCCATGACTGCAATGAAACCCATTGTATAA
- a CDS encoding NADP-dependent glyceraldehyde-3-phosphate dehydrogenase, with the protein MKKATLEIPEEFQIKEQIHQQEYLVNGELKKWNGNITEVFSTISSTAEYAPTLLGSIPDMGEPEAMDALDAAVGAYNQGQGVWPTMKVKDRIECMEAFVKKMEAKREEVVKLLMWEIGKSLPDSQKEFDRTVEYIYDTIEDYKQLDRDSAKFQKHDGVYAHIRRGPLGVVLCLGPYNYPLNETFALLIPAIIMGNTTVFKPAKHGVLLITPLLEAFQSSFPKGVVNILFGRGRAVAAPIMKTGKVDVLALIGNSKSANALQDQHPKSNRLRLVLGLEAKNPAIILPDADLDLTINECLAGTLSFNGQRCTALKVVYIHEDIKDEFLKRFSEKVDALKFGNPWDDGAKLTPLPEPGKPAYIQELLDDAKTKGARVKNKKGGKQSDNYIWPAVLYPVTKDMRVYEEEQFGPIIPILSFKDIEEPLNDMAESNYGQQVSLFGKDVYTLSPLIDTLANLVCRVNLNSSCQRGPDVYPFTGRKDSAQSTLSVHDALRSFSVRTFVAFKDNELNNETIEQLLEAKVSNFLSTDYIL; encoded by the coding sequence ATGAAAAAAGCAACTCTTGAAATACCTGAAGAATTTCAAATAAAAGAACAAATTCATCAACAAGAATATCTTGTTAATGGTGAATTAAAGAAATGGAATGGAAATATCACAGAAGTGTTTTCAACGATTTCATCAACAGCAGAATATGCCCCAACACTATTGGGCAGTATTCCTGATATGGGCGAACCAGAAGCCATGGATGCTTTGGATGCGGCTGTGGGTGCATATAACCAAGGTCAAGGTGTGTGGCCAACAATGAAGGTGAAAGATCGTATAGAGTGTATGGAGGCCTTTGTGAAAAAGATGGAAGCGAAGCGGGAAGAGGTTGTAAAACTGCTGATGTGGGAGATAGGTAAATCTCTACCAGATTCACAAAAGGAGTTTGACCGAACAGTAGAATACATTTACGATACCATTGAGGATTATAAACAATTGGATCGTGATTCTGCCAAGTTTCAAAAACACGATGGAGTATACGCACATATTCGCAGGGGCCCTCTAGGCGTGGTATTGTGCTTGGGACCTTACAACTATCCATTGAATGAAACATTTGCCCTCTTGATTCCGGCAATCATAATGGGAAACACTACGGTTTTTAAACCTGCAAAGCATGGTGTTTTGTTGATTACGCCACTTTTGGAAGCGTTTCAAAGTAGTTTTCCCAAAGGAGTAGTGAATATTCTTTTTGGAAGGGGTAGGGCAGTGGCAGCTCCAATTATGAAAACAGGCAAAGTTGATGTATTGGCATTGATTGGAAACAGTAAATCAGCCAATGCGTTGCAAGACCAGCATCCAAAGAGCAATAGATTACGATTGGTTTTAGGATTGGAAGCTAAAAACCCGGCAATTATTTTACCAGATGCTGATTTAGACCTTACCATAAACGAATGTTTGGCAGGTACATTATCTTTTAATGGGCAGCGTTGTACGGCCTTAAAAGTGGTTTATATACATGAGGATATCAAGGATGAGTTCTTAAAACGATTTTCTGAAAAGGTAGATGCATTAAAGTTTGGCAACCCATGGGATGATGGAGCAAAACTAACTCCATTACCTGAACCTGGAAAACCAGCATATATCCAAGAATTGTTGGATGATGCCAAGACAAAAGGAGCTAGGGTCAAGAATAAAAAAGGGGGTAAACAATCGGATAACTATATTTGGCCAGCAGTTCTGTATCCTGTTACAAAAGACATGCGGGTATACGAAGAAGAACAGTTTGGTCCTATAATCCCGATTCTTTCTTTTAAGGATATTGAAGAACCTCTGAACGATATGGCTGAGTCAAACTATGGACAGCAGGTAAGTTTGTTTGGAAAAGATGTATATACACTTTCTCCATTGATTGACACACTTGCCAATCTCGTTTGTCGAGTAAATTTGAACAGTTCTTGCCAGCGTGGGCCAGATGTATACCCATTTACAGGTAGAAAAGACTCAGCGCAATCCACACTAAGTGTGCACGATGCATTACGTTCTTTTTCAGTACGTACGTTTGTGGCCTTTAAGGATAATGAGTTGAACAATGAAACTATTGAGCAACTATTGGAAGCCAAAGTGAGCAACTTTTTAAGTACGGATTATATTTTATAA